One window of Thalassovita mediterranea genomic DNA carries:
- a CDS encoding PTS sugar transporter subunit IIA produces the protein MIGIVVVSHGKLARELVRATEHVVGEQEYFRSISIEAEDDIDARREQIRETVAACNTGKGVIIVTDMFGGTPSNLAISVMPDARIDVIAGVNLPMLIKLVEVRGEAKLADAVKAARDAGQSYIRIASEVMDKTA, from the coding sequence ATGATCGGAATTGTTGTCGTCAGCCATGGGAAGCTGGCAAGGGAGCTTGTCAGGGCGACTGAGCATGTCGTGGGGGAGCAGGAGTATTTCCGCTCGATCTCCATTGAGGCCGAAGACGATATCGACGCCCGCCGTGAGCAGATCCGCGAGACGGTCGCCGCCTGCAACACTGGCAAGGGCGTCATTATCGTCACCGACATGTTTGGCGGCACGCCCTCCAACCTCGCCATTTCCGTCATGCCAGATGCCAGGATCGACGTGATCGCAGGCGTGAACCTGCCCATGCTGATCAAGCTGGTCGAAGTGCGCGGCGAGGCCAAGCTGGCCGATGCGGTCAAGGCCGCCCGCGATGCGGGGCAGTCCTATATCCGCATCGCCTCTGAAGTCATGGACAAGACCGCATGA
- a CDS encoding 50S ribosomal protein L21 — translation MFAVIKTGGKQYKVAEGDQIVVEKLAADAGADVTFDVLMLGDGNSVTLGAPVVDGASVVGEIAAQRKGDKKLIMKKRQRNTYRRKKGHRQLESVVTITSILTDGKKAPAKKAAAPKKEEAPKAEAKTEAPAAKKEAAPKKEAAPKAEAKADKPQTDERGRLAKAEGKADDLKKISGVGPAMEKKLNAAGIFHFWQVADLNKTQAQELDDEAGLGGRIERDEWVKQAKQLAKDA, via the coding sequence ATGTTCGCGGTCATCAAGACTGGTGGCAAACAATACAAGGTTGCCGAAGGCGACCAGATTGTTGTCGAGAAACTCGCAGCCGATGCAGGCGCTGACGTTACATTCGATGTCCTGATGCTGGGCGACGGCAACTCCGTCACGCTTGGCGCGCCTGTCGTTGATGGCGCAAGCGTCGTCGGTGAAATTGCCGCCCAGCGTAAGGGCGACAAGAAGCTGATCATGAAGAAGCGTCAGCGTAACACCTACCGCCGCAAGAAAGGCCATCGCCAGCTTGAGAGCGTTGTCACGATCACCTCGATCCTGACCGACGGCAAGAAAGCTCCGGCGAAGAAGGCTGCTGCGCCTAAGAAGGAAGAGGCTCCAAAGGCCGAAGCCAAGACCGAGGCACCTGCTGCCAAGAAGGAAGCGGCTCCCAAGAAGGAAGCTGCACCAAAGGCAGAGGCCAAGGCTGACAAGCCGCAGACGGACGAGCGCGGCCGCCTCGCAAAGGCAGAAGGCAAAGCCGACGATCTGAAAAAGATCTCTGGCGTTGGCCCGGCCATGGAGAAGAAGCTGAACGCAGCTGGCATTTTCCACTTCTGGCAGGTCGCTGACCTCAACAAGACGCAAGCCCAGGAGCTTGACGATGAAGCCGGTCTCGGCGGTCGCATCGAGCGCGACGAGTGGGTCAAGCAAGCCAAACAACTGGCAAAAGACGCCTGA
- the rpmA gene encoding 50S ribosomal protein L27, which translates to MAHKKSGGSSRNGRDSNPKYLGVKKFGGQHVVPGNIIIRQRGTKTYAGKGVGMGKDHTLFALEEGRVEFKRTRGDRQYVSVVPMADAAE; encoded by the coding sequence ATGGCACATAAGAAATCAGGCGGCTCGTCACGTAACGGTCGCGATTCGAACCCGAAATACCTTGGCGTGAAGAAGTTTGGCGGCCAGCACGTGGTCCCAGGCAACATCATCATCCGCCAGCGCGGCACCAAGACCTATGCAGGCAAGGGCGTCGGCATGGGCAAGGATCACACGCTCTTCGCGCTCGAAGAAGGCCGCGTTGAGTTCAAGCGCACCCGTGGTGACCGTCAGTATGTGTCGGTCGTCCCGATGGCTGACGCTGCAGAATAA
- the proB gene encoding glutamate 5-kinase, whose product MAPLMGSPLDRARRIVIKTGSALIAAKGAPRRDWIGGLAADIAALRAAGKEVVWVSSGAVALGRPHLGKGSQKKLEEKQAAAALGQPLLMSAIADALAPHGIKAAQALLTLEDTERRRRWLNARATLDTLLAAGAVPIINENDTVATEEIRYGDNDRLAARVAQMLSADVLVLLSDIDGLYTADPRKDPEATHIAEVLELTEAHDAMAGSANADSGVGSGGMATKIAAAKIAFGAGCATAITLGDRPHPIEALGSGERATWITPSVSPDTARKAWLKGHLTPEGAVLVDTGAMGALLKGSSLLAVGVTGVEGRFEKGAAVAIKGPDGDIIAKGVTAYDAADVQRLAGAHSDDIEARLGYRGRPAIIHRDDLVLGS is encoded by the coding sequence ATGGCGCCCCTGATGGGGTCTCCGCTCGATAGGGCTCGCCGGATTGTCATCAAGACCGGCTCTGCGCTGATCGCCGCAAAGGGCGCGCCGCGCCGCGACTGGATTGGCGGGCTTGCCGCTGACATCGCCGCCCTGCGCGCGGCTGGCAAGGAAGTTGTCTGGGTCTCGTCCGGCGCTGTTGCGCTTGGTCGCCCGCATCTCGGCAAGGGCAGCCAGAAGAAACTCGAAGAGAAACAGGCTGCCGCCGCACTCGGCCAGCCGCTGCTCATGTCGGCCATTGCCGACGCGCTCGCCCCGCATGGCATCAAGGCGGCGCAAGCGCTGCTGACACTCGAAGATACTGAGCGCCGCCGCCGTTGGCTGAATGCGCGCGCAACGCTGGATACGCTTCTGGCCGCTGGCGCGGTGCCGATCATCAATGAGAATGACACCGTCGCGACCGAGGAAATCCGGTATGGCGACAATGACAGGCTCGCCGCCCGCGTCGCCCAGATGCTGAGCGCGGACGTGCTGGTGCTCCTCTCTGACATTGACGGGCTCTACACCGCTGACCCGCGCAAGGACCCGGAAGCCACCCACATTGCCGAAGTGCTGGAGCTGACAGAGGCGCATGACGCCATGGCTGGAAGTGCGAACGCCGATTCAGGCGTCGGCTCGGGCGGCATGGCGACCAAGATCGCTGCGGCGAAAATCGCCTTTGGTGCTGGCTGCGCAACCGCCATCACGCTCGGCGACCGGCCACACCCGATTGAAGCCCTCGGGTCAGGTGAGCGCGCGACATGGATCACGCCTTCGGTCTCGCCAGATACCGCCCGCAAGGCCTGGCTCAAGGGGCACCTGACGCCGGAAGGCGCGGTTCTGGTTGATACGGGTGCGATGGGCGCGCTTCTGAAGGGCTCCAGCCTTCTTGCTGTCGGGGTCACCGGTGTCGAAGGCCGGTTTGAGAAGGGGGCTGCCGTCGCCATCAAGGGGCCAGACGGGGACATTATTGCGAAGGGTGTCACGGCCTATGACGCCGCCGATGTGCAGCGTCTCGCCGGGGCCCATAGCGACGACATCGAAGCGCGGCTCGGCTATCGCGGCCGGCCAGCCATCATCCACCGCGATGATCTTGTCCTGGGCAGCTGA
- a CDS encoding GNAT family N-acetyltransferase, producing MVQELKTPRLRLRRPMVSDAPLITACVNDPRIYEKVARIAPGQTVKVTTGWLESVARGEASDLDHVFAIEVDGAFAGVVGAHRTRNGDPFEIGYWLSPGFWGQGIVTEAAEALIDWLEETGRGERFTSGYFADNPASGRVLEKLGFRKTHNSPVFCLGRGQDVDHVFMVREPKTR from the coding sequence ATGGTTCAGGAGTTGAAGACGCCAAGGCTGCGCCTTCGCCGCCCCATGGTGAGCGATGCGCCGCTTATCACCGCCTGCGTCAACGATCCGCGAATCTATGAGAAGGTCGCCAGGATTGCGCCGGGCCAGACGGTAAAAGTCACGACTGGCTGGCTGGAATCGGTCGCGCGCGGAGAGGCGAGTGACCTCGACCATGTCTTTGCGATTGAGGTGGATGGGGCTTTTGCCGGCGTTGTTGGCGCGCATCGCACGCGCAATGGCGACCCGTTCGAGATCGGCTACTGGCTCAGCCCCGGCTTCTGGGGGCAGGGCATCGTGACCGAAGCCGCTGAGGCCCTGATAGACTGGCTGGAAGAAACCGGCCGGGGCGAGCGCTTCACGTCAGGCTATTTCGCCGACAACCCGGCTTCGGGCCGGGTGCTGGAGAAGCTCGGCTTCCGTAAAACCCACAACTCCCCTGTCTTCTGCCTTGGGCGCGGGCAGGATGTTGATCATGTCTTCATGGTGCGCGAGCCAAAGACGCGCTAA
- a CDS encoding HPr family phosphocarrier protein, giving the protein MSADGESLVERRVQIVNRKGLHARASAKLARLAMTLPAQVFVVRNGETANAHSIMDLLMLAAHQGSEVEVRASGPDAGPSVDAVCAMIEDGFGENDDDD; this is encoded by the coding sequence ATGAGCGCTGACGGGGAAAGCCTGGTCGAGCGCCGCGTTCAGATCGTGAACCGCAAGGGACTGCATGCGCGCGCGTCGGCCAAGCTGGCGCGGCTTGCCATGACCCTGCCTGCGCAGGTCTTCGTTGTGCGCAACGGAGAGACCGCGAACGCCCACTCCATCATGGACTTGTTGATGCTCGCCGCCCATCAGGGCAGCGAAGTTGAGGTCCGCGCGAGCGGGCCGGATGCGGGCCCATCTGTCGATGCTGTCTGCGCGATGATCGAAGATGGCTTCGGCGAGAATGACGATGACGACTAG
- the obgE gene encoding GTPase ObgE: protein MKFLDQTKIYVKAGDGGRGSSSFRREAYVEFGGPDGGDGGRGGHVYAEAVEGLNTLIDFRYQQHHKAERGGHGMGKQRHGRSGEDKTVKLPVGTQIFEEDQETLIADLTEVGQRVLLARGGNGGWGNLHFKTSTNRAPRRANPGEEGEERTVWLRLKLIADAGLLGLPNAGKSTFMRAATAAKPKVADYPFTTLHPGLGVVDLGPGTRFVLADIPGLIEGAAEGAGLGHRFLGHVERCKVLLHLIDCTQDDPGGAWRTIRKELEDYQPEMANKPEIVALTKIDALTEELVDAQAAELEAACGHKPMRLSSVARTNVREALMALARHLGDLHIAEIEASGEEEEEWRP, encoded by the coding sequence ATGAAATTTCTCGACCAGACCAAGATCTATGTGAAAGCCGGCGATGGCGGACGGGGCAGCTCCTCGTTCCGGCGCGAAGCCTATGTCGAGTTCGGCGGCCCCGATGGCGGCGATGGCGGACGCGGCGGGCATGTCTATGCCGAAGCCGTCGAAGGGCTGAACACGCTGATCGACTTTCGCTACCAGCAGCACCACAAGGCTGAACGCGGCGGCCACGGCATGGGTAAACAGCGCCATGGACGCAGCGGCGAGGACAAGACGGTCAAGCTGCCAGTCGGCACGCAGATCTTCGAGGAAGACCAGGAAACGCTGATCGCGGATCTTACCGAAGTCGGCCAGCGCGTGCTTCTGGCGCGCGGCGGCAATGGCGGCTGGGGCAACCTCCACTTCAAGACGTCGACGAACCGCGCCCCGCGCCGCGCCAATCCCGGCGAAGAGGGCGAAGAGCGCACAGTCTGGCTGCGCCTGAAGCTGATCGCGGATGCGGGTCTTCTTGGTCTGCCGAATGCGGGCAAGTCCACCTTCATGCGCGCGGCAACAGCGGCAAAGCCGAAAGTCGCCGACTATCCCTTCACCACGCTCCACCCCGGACTTGGTGTGGTCGATCTCGGGCCCGGCACGCGTTTCGTGCTGGCGGATATTCCCGGGCTTATCGAAGGTGCGGCAGAAGGCGCTGGCCTTGGCCACCGTTTCCTCGGTCATGTGGAACGCTGCAAGGTTCTACTTCACCTGATCGACTGTACGCAGGACGATCCGGGCGGCGCGTGGCGCACCATCCGCAAGGAACTTGAGGACTATCAGCCAGAGATGGCGAACAAGCCTGAAATCGTCGCGCTGACCAAGATCGACGCCCTCACCGAAGAGCTGGTCGATGCGCAGGCTGCAGAACTGGAAGCCGCCTGTGGGCACAAGCCGATGCGCCTCTCCTCGGTTGCCCGGACGAATGTGCGTGAGGCGCTGATGGCGCTCGCCCGTCATCTTGGCGATCTTCACATTGCAGAGATCGAGGCCTCCGGTGAGGAAGAAGAGGAATGGCGCCCCTGA
- a CDS encoding outer membrane protein transport protein, giving the protein MYRSALAVSLLAATALVPANADSFAVNEYSASDLGRANTGRVTQTEDPAAAFGNPALMTRFDRATASIVASGILGNAEYDDKGSTDALGNPLGGNADGFLSSEALPAGHLVYPLNDRVALGLSVTVPFGLSTDYDPDWPGRYQALTSELQTININPSIAYDVTDTLSAGLGVNAQYIDARLTSAIDFGAVCFNQAGPATCAPAGVVPQMADGNIAIEGDDWSYGWNAGLAWEPHPDWLIGLHYRSGIDHDIEGDADFTVPANAGFLTATGAFSDTGGAAALDLPASTELGVRWQATARATLYANAQWTEWSSIEELRVQFDNPVQPDSVEELNYEDAGRYGFGGDYQLSDAWTLRAGYAFDESPAPVQFRTARIPDNDRHIFALGTSWEPTADWTFDAAYNRVKIEDADFDRTGDFGDRVVGTFSGHADVISVSATRRF; this is encoded by the coding sequence ATGTACCGTTCCGCACTCGCAGTTTCCCTCCTCGCCGCCACAGCCCTTGTTCCAGCTAACGCCGACAGTTTTGCGGTGAACGAGTATTCGGCTTCTGACCTTGGGCGCGCCAATACAGGCCGAGTGACGCAGACTGAGGATCCAGCGGCCGCGTTCGGCAACCCCGCGCTGATGACGCGGTTCGACCGGGCGACGGCGTCGATTGTGGCAAGCGGGATCCTCGGCAATGCGGAATATGACGACAAGGGTTCGACCGACGCGCTGGGCAATCCGCTCGGCGGGAATGCGGATGGGTTCCTAAGCAGCGAAGCCCTGCCAGCTGGACATCTGGTCTATCCGCTGAATGACCGGGTGGCGCTCGGCTTGTCCGTGACCGTGCCGTTCGGACTCTCAACCGATTATGACCCCGACTGGCCCGGACGCTATCAGGCACTGACCTCCGAGCTCCAGACCATCAATATCAACCCGAGCATCGCCTATGATGTCACCGATACATTATCGGCAGGTCTCGGCGTGAACGCGCAATATATCGACGCGCGGCTGACGAGCGCGATCGACTTTGGCGCGGTCTGCTTCAATCAGGCCGGTCCGGCCACCTGCGCGCCAGCGGGCGTCGTGCCGCAGATGGCAGATGGCAATATCGCCATTGAGGGCGATGACTGGAGCTATGGCTGGAATGCAGGGCTGGCCTGGGAGCCGCATCCGGACTGGCTTATTGGCCTGCATTACCGGTCCGGCATCGATCATGATATCGAGGGCGACGCCGACTTCACGGTTCCTGCCAATGCCGGCTTCCTCACAGCGACGGGCGCGTTTTCCGATACCGGGGGTGCAGCCGCCCTCGATCTTCCGGCGTCCACGGAACTGGGTGTGCGCTGGCAGGCCACGGCGCGCGCGACGCTTTATGCCAATGCGCAATGGACCGAATGGTCGAGCATCGAGGAATTACGGGTACAGTTCGACAATCCGGTTCAGCCGGACTCGGTCGAGGAACTCAATTACGAAGATGCCGGCCGCTACGGCTTCGGCGGCGATTACCAGCTGTCCGACGCCTGGACCCTGCGTGCGGGGTACGCCTTCGATGAGAGCCCGGCACCTGTGCAGTTCCGCACAGCTCGCATCCCGGACAATGACCGCCACATCTTCGCACTCGGCACAAGCTGGGAGCCGACCGCCGACTGGACGTTCGACGCTGCTTATAACCGCGTGAAGATCGAGGATGCTGATTTTGACCGAACAGGCGACTTCGGTGACCGGGTCGTCGGCACATTCAGCGGCCATGCCGACGTCATCTCAGTAAGCGCAACCAGGCGCTTCTAG
- a CDS encoding SLC13 family permease: protein MALAGPPEGLDWAAWGTGCLLAWMAVWWMTEPIPIPATSLLPLVVLPLVGAGNPTVVGGDYFNHIVVLLLGGFIVAMGIERWDLHKRIALNVVVRVGTEPRALIFGFMAATALLSMWISNTATTIMMVPIALSAAAALPGDTKMFKTALLLGVCYAASIGGVGTPIGTPTNLIAMDWLQNNADAQIGFPQWMAFGVPAACLLVPAAWWSVTRGLAARRSTEDVADEIKGQLSALGAITKPEARAATVFAIVATLWVLQLPLLALAERAGLDLLVSYKGARMDMITAIFGAVLMFIVPAGSGQKRALLNWEEAEKLPWGVLILFGGGIALGKAISRTGLSEWIGNQLTVLSVLPSFVFIIAVVALVIFLTELTSNVATMTTLAPILGSLALAIGAAPESLLAPAAVAASCAFMLPVATAPNAIIYATGEVSVAQMMKRGLRVNLIGVVVISAIGYWLAPIFL from the coding sequence ATGGCACTGGCCGGACCGCCCGAAGGGCTCGACTGGGCTGCGTGGGGCACGGGCTGCCTGCTGGCCTGGATGGCTGTCTGGTGGATGACAGAGCCGATCCCGATTCCGGCGACATCGCTCCTGCCGCTTGTGGTGCTCCCGCTGGTGGGGGCGGGCAATCCGACCGTCGTTGGCGGAGACTACTTCAATCATATCGTTGTGCTCCTGCTTGGCGGTTTCATCGTCGCCATGGGCATCGAGCGCTGGGACCTTCACAAGCGGATCGCGCTTAATGTCGTAGTCCGTGTCGGCACTGAACCGCGCGCGCTGATCTTCGGCTTCATGGCCGCCACGGCGCTCCTGTCCATGTGGATCTCGAATACGGCGACGACGATCATGATGGTGCCGATTGCGCTTTCTGCCGCAGCGGCCCTGCCTGGCGACACGAAGATGTTCAAGACGGCCCTGCTACTCGGGGTCTGCTATGCAGCCTCGATTGGCGGTGTCGGCACACCTATTGGTACGCCGACAAACCTCATCGCGATGGACTGGCTTCAGAACAATGCGGATGCGCAAATCGGCTTTCCACAATGGATGGCTTTTGGTGTTCCTGCGGCCTGTTTGCTGGTCCCGGCTGCCTGGTGGTCAGTGACGCGTGGCCTCGCCGCCCGTCGCAGCACTGAAGACGTGGCTGATGAGATCAAAGGCCAGCTGAGCGCGCTCGGGGCCATCACCAAGCCCGAGGCCCGGGCCGCAACGGTGTTCGCGATCGTCGCAACCCTCTGGGTTCTCCAGCTGCCGCTGCTGGCCTTGGCCGAACGTGCCGGTCTTGATCTCCTCGTGTCCTACAAGGGCGCCCGTATGGACATGATCACCGCCATCTTCGGCGCCGTGCTGATGTTCATCGTGCCGGCAGGCAGCGGGCAGAAACGCGCGCTTCTCAACTGGGAAGAGGCCGAGAAACTGCCTTGGGGCGTGCTGATCCTGTTTGGCGGCGGTATCGCGCTTGGTAAGGCGATTTCGCGCACGGGCCTGTCTGAGTGGATCGGCAATCAGCTGACCGTCCTGTCTGTGCTGCCATCGTTCGTCTTCATCATCGCGGTCGTGGCGCTGGTCATCTTCCTGACGGAGCTCACTTCCAACGTCGCGACCATGACAACGCTCGCGCCCATCTTGGGCTCGCTCGCGCTTGCCATCGGCGCTGCGCCTGAAAGCCTGCTTGCACCAGCAGCTGTGGCGGCGTCCTGCGCCTTCATGCTGCCCGTGGCGACCGCGCCTAACGCGATCATTTATGCGACGGGTGAGGTGTCGGTGGCGCAGATGATGAAACGCGGCCTGCGGGTCAACCTGATCGGCGTGGTGGTGATCAGCGCGATTGGCTATTGGCTCGCGCCGATCTTCCTCTAG
- a CDS encoding sensor N-terminal transmembrane domain-containing protein, with product MDEPKRKWRLPDLKGANPLSSRIARLIFASNLAGLAILILGAMVLNEMRASFVVAKKQDLVGQAQVFSNLLAEGATFGQPQPVLDEDLARATMADLSLPVSIRGKVYGPEGGLIGDSYFLSDRVVVSSLPPLQEPSRLSRWGRSLSEWAVSTFGAIVPDRGGDAVRTQTFEDEFAVAASGAEAASQRFNDRGQRIISVSVPVQHVSAVVGVLTVESNDIDEIIRAERAALIPFIGVAVLVALITSTLLTIGIARPLRRLSAAADDVRSGSTQRLDLPRITKRRDEIGALANSMESMTDALFERISANEQFAADVAHEIKNPLTSIRSAVETAERVKDNPEAMAKLHKVIAHDVGRLDRLITDISNASRLEAEITRVPTETMNIARFVQDIVSTYEHLKLDEAGPTVSFDDATMGAGLRVRGREGPLGQVIRNLIDNALSFSPVDGTVTVRVEQDRIGPQTTARIVVEDTGPGIPDDKLEKIFDRFYTDRPAGSAFGRNSGLGLSIVQQIAATHLGKVWAENRETGGARFVVELPAS from the coding sequence GAACCTTGCCGGTCTCGCCATTCTCATTCTGGGCGCCATGGTGCTCAACGAGATGCGCGCAAGCTTTGTGGTCGCCAAGAAGCAGGACCTTGTCGGCCAGGCGCAGGTCTTCTCGAACCTGCTCGCAGAAGGCGCGACATTCGGCCAGCCCCAGCCGGTTCTGGACGAAGACCTCGCGCGAGCGACCATGGCGGACCTGTCACTGCCTGTTTCAATACGCGGCAAGGTCTATGGGCCTGAAGGCGGGCTGATCGGCGACAGCTATTTCCTGTCTGACCGTGTGGTGGTCTCGTCGCTGCCACCGCTGCAGGAGCCGAGCCGCCTGTCGCGCTGGGGGCGTTCCCTGTCTGAATGGGCGGTGTCGACCTTTGGCGCCATCGTGCCCGACCGCGGCGGCGATGCGGTCCGCACGCAGACCTTTGAGGATGAGTTTGCCGTCGCAGCCTCTGGCGCGGAAGCGGCCAGCCAGCGCTTCAATGACCGCGGCCAGCGCATCATTTCCGTCTCGGTCCCCGTCCAGCACGTGTCAGCCGTGGTCGGTGTGCTGACGGTGGAATCCAATGACATTGATGAGATCATCCGGGCAGAGCGCGCCGCGCTTATCCCTTTTATTGGCGTGGCGGTACTTGTCGCGCTGATCACGTCTACCCTTCTCACCATCGGTATCGCGCGGCCACTGCGGAGGCTCTCGGCCGCTGCCGATGATGTGCGCTCTGGCTCCACGCAGAGGCTGGACCTGCCGCGCATTACGAAGCGCCGCGATGAGATCGGTGCGCTCGCCAATTCGATGGAGTCGATGACCGATGCGCTGTTCGAGCGGATCAGCGCGAACGAGCAATTCGCCGCTGATGTCGCCCATGAGATCAAGAACCCGCTGACCTCCATCCGCTCTGCCGTCGAAACCGCTGAGCGGGTGAAGGACAATCCCGAAGCGATGGCCAAGCTTCACAAGGTGATCGCGCATGATGTCGGCCGTCTCGACCGGCTGATCACCGATATCTCCAACGCTTCTCGCCTTGAGGCAGAGATCACCCGCGTGCCGACAGAGACGATGAATATCGCCCGCTTCGTGCAGGACATTGTCTCGACTTATGAGCACCTCAAACTCGATGAGGCTGGCCCGACGGTGAGCTTTGATGACGCCACAATGGGCGCGGGACTGCGCGTGCGTGGGCGTGAAGGGCCGCTTGGACAGGTGATCCGCAACCTGATCGACAATGCGCTCTCTTTCTCCCCGGTCGATGGCACTGTCACTGTACGCGTTGAACAGGACCGGATCGGCCCTCAGACGACCGCGCGGATCGTCGTGGAAGATACCGGCCCCGGCATTCCGGACGACAAGCTGGAGAAGATTTTCGACCGCTTCTATACCGACCGGCCCGCAGGCTCTGCCTTCGGGCGGAACTCTGGCCTCGGCCTCTCCATCGTGCAGCAGATCGCGGCGACACACCTTGGCAAGGTGTGGGCCGAGAACCGGGAGACCGGCGGCGCGCGTTTTGTGGTCGAATTGCCAGCAAGCTGA